The following is a genomic window from Malus sylvestris chromosome 7, drMalSylv7.2, whole genome shotgun sequence.
atatatatatgtattagtATGAAATAAAATTGCTTTCTGCCATTGATTATGAACATTTGTGCATAGGGTTGTGATTTTCTTGATCTGCTCTATCTTCTGTGGGATGGTTTGTGTTGGGGGGGGGATGAGAATCAACACTTTGGGCCACCTGGTTTTTGAGGAGACAAagacatatatgcatcaaaggATCTCAAGTTATATTAACCTTTACCAAagacatatatgcatcaaaggATCTCAAGTTATATTAACCTTTACATTAAACATTGTCAATGAGAGGACATATGGTAACATCCTTTCTTAATTTGCTAGGAGAAAATTTGCCTATCACCCTACAAACATGTATGAATTTATCTTCCTCATCACATCACTCATCACGTCTGACACTCGagaatttttcattttctccaGTTCCcacaaaaaaagagaagaagaaaacattGCAAATGATATTTacacatatttgtacatgcATAAAGTGTAAATCATCCATATAGCATaccatattttattatttgtttgcaaCCTAAACCAAAATTATCCCACAAATAAAGTGAGGTGGGGGGAATAATATCAGTCCCCCAACAAGGAGATGAAGGAACAATTTAAGGCTAAGAGAGGTCCCTACTACTTATTTAAACTTTCTCTGATGAAAATTGGAACTTTTtctgatgaaaattgaaaattaagcaTTAAACATATATGTGTTTACATAATTCGTCTAGTAGTACTGCTATGATCGATGTTTCAGCTTCATAGGACTATTAGTGCATCCTTCATGCATTTTGTACTGCTGCTGTTGTTTTGGTGAGAGAAAGCTGCTTTTGTTGGAGCTGTGAAAACAAGGCTTGGTTTTCTTGGACGAGGAGAAGCGCTTTTCTCCTCAGCTTGTTATTTTCTTCTATAATGCTCTGGTTCTCCATGTAAAGCTTCAAGTTCTTCATTTGCATCTCTATCTTTGCCCCTCCTCCTGTCTCTGCCTCTGTTGCTGCCGCTCCTGGTCTTCCCTTCCTGTTCCTgtgttaaaaaacaaaatttaaacacTAATATCTTTCATGATAAGAACAGAGAATAATAGAGCGGGAGGGgggggcagagagagagagagagagagagagagagagagagagaaatgggttGTGAAGGAACAAACCTGTTAATTAGGCGGCGAACTCGAAAGTGGTTTTGCTTTGATGGCCTTCGAAGGCGAGAAGAAGAGTAAAGAGGACTAGATGGAGATGTTTCTGAGTTCAAACACATTGTTTCCTCTACAATTCAGTTGCTGCCtcggagggagagagagagagagagagagtttaaacTTGGAAAAGAGAAGGCTAACAGAAATGTGGTTTGTGAGAAATAAAGTTCTTGTTCTTTAAATAGGAGAGATGTCTGGGCAGAACCCAGGAGACAAAGGGTGAGCCACATGGCTATTTTTGTGTTTGTATCTgtacttgagagagagagagagggctttCCATAGTAATGATGGCAATAGGAGCCATGATTACAAAGGCCAAGTAGAGTGATTGAAATTAAAAGCAGAGGGAGAATATGGGAAAAAGATATTTCGTTAGTATGCGGTAGTCTGAATTACGTTATTGAAATGTGTCGAATTTGGGTGTAAGATGACTAATGTATAGTCTTTATTGACGCGGACTTTAActtgtatatatttatttataatgacACAATTCATACAATTAGATATGTGTTTATTTCTTTCATAACGTGATGGGTACATGAAAGCTTTGCTCTGTATAAAGTCCTAAGTTCGGTGACGAGAAAGACAGAAATATAGTTGTTTACAATtggtaaaaaaaatgtttttctccCTCCTAAGGATGGGGAAGAGTGGAAGACTCTTTCATAAATGGGGATGGTTGAGACTAATTGAGAGGGGTTTGGGTTTTTGTTGAGGCACATGGGAAAATGGCTGTTATTCCAACTAGGCTTTAGCCACTTTGTTGAATTTCAGAAGTTTCCCCCTTCATGCATCCATTGTTTTTTCAGTCCTCAATGTGGAAGACAGATGACATATATGTCCATAGTCATGTGCCGCAATCAGTATGCAGTAAACCAAATCATTACTGTAGAAATCAAGAGGTTGAATAGTCTTGCTTGACAGCTTCATTGAGTACTAAGTGAGAAAACAATGGATGAATATTCTTAAAATTTTAAGAAGAGATTTTATTTTACATtacttaataattaattaatcaatagaCAATtactttgctttttttttttttatttcttttaaggAAAAACGATGTTATTAATACTTCAACTCAACTCAAGTGTAATCAACGTCGTGAAAGAGAACATCTTAAATGGACTCATTGAGTCACTCCGCTCTAGTGCAGTGCCAATGAAAAGTGCGAACTTAGCCAAACGATGGTCCGAAAGCTAATCTAAACGATGGGCAATTGAACCCATGGaagcctttaagggaagggattctctttttttttttttttttttttttttttttaaattttaaattttaaattttataaaaatgagtATTAGTTGAGGAGCCCACCCTatatcgaactttaacgatccgaacctGTTATTTCTCAAGTTGCACCTtgtagatcatccttacaaaatattagccaaatcggaaatatttgaGGTATCTAATTCAGTTCAAAAAAATTGACGAACACTTTATTCTAAGAAAAACATTGaatttcatcgtgataattATATAGGCAAATCtttcagattgaattgaatttttacaaGGATGATTTATGAATCGAAACTTACAAAATAGATAGTTCGGATCGTTCAAATTCGATATGGAGTGAGTCCCAtaactaatccctattttttaaataaaatgaggATCCCTTCCGTGCTGACCCCATTACATGGACAATTACTTTAATTAAGTCGACGATTCAATTGTACGTGAGTATTATGTATGGGTTTTGGTTCCAAATTTCTACG
Proteins encoded in this region:
- the LOC126627647 gene encoding protein LITTLE ZIPPER 1-like, whose amino-acid sequence is MCLNSETSPSSPLYSSSRLRRPSKQNHFRVRRLINRNRKGRPGAAATEAETGGGAKIEMQMKNLKLYMENQSIIEENNKLRRKALLLVQENQALFSQLQQKQLSLTKTTAAVQNA